A section of the Dehalobacter sp. DCM genome encodes:
- a CDS encoding YggT family protein — protein sequence MLVLLILEWAVIIRCFLSWIPLSPRNKFVLLIYNITEPIVAPFRKIRLGGPGMMVDFSPFFAVLALYLIRSLILPQIFIAMARLF from the coding sequence ATGTTAGTTTTACTTATTCTGGAATGGGCTGTGATTATCCGCTGTTTTCTTTCCTGGATACCATTATCCCCCAGAAATAAATTTGTGCTCTTAATTTATAATATTACAGAACCAATAGTAGCCCCATTTAGAAAAATCAGGCTGGGCGGACCCGGCATGATGGTGGATTTCTCCCCATTCTTTGCCGTTTTAGCCTTGTACTTGATCAGAAGTCTTATCTTGCCCCAGATATTTATAGCTATGGCACGACTGTTCTAA